A single window of Pseudomonas lijiangensis DNA harbors:
- the tauB gene encoding taurine ABC transporter ATP-binding subunit, producing the protein MALLQLERISAQYPGAAEPVLADINLSLGPQQLLVALGPSGSGKTSLLNLIAGFVQPSAGRITLDGIAVEGPSAERGVVFQDDALLPWQDVLANVAFGLELAGVSRAEREAKAREMLALVDLAGFEQRRIWQLSGGQKQRVGLARALAANPRVLLMDEPFGALDAFTREQMQELLLQVWRRTAKPVFLITHDIEEAVFLATDLILLAPNPGHIAERLQLDFGQRYSAGESARAIKSDPRFIETREHVLASVFSQRNLAREQRA; encoded by the coding sequence ATGGCTCTATTGCAACTGGAGCGTATAAGCGCACAGTACCCCGGCGCAGCAGAGCCTGTGCTGGCGGATATCAACCTGAGCCTGGGGCCGCAGCAATTGCTGGTTGCCCTTGGCCCGTCCGGCAGTGGCAAAACCTCATTGCTCAATCTGATCGCAGGCTTCGTCCAGCCCAGCGCCGGGCGTATCACCCTCGACGGCATTGCTGTTGAAGGCCCGAGTGCAGAGCGCGGCGTGGTGTTTCAGGACGATGCGCTGCTGCCTTGGCAGGATGTGCTGGCCAATGTGGCCTTCGGCCTGGAACTGGCAGGCGTTTCTCGGGCAGAACGCGAAGCGAAAGCCCGGGAAATGCTGGCGCTGGTGGACCTGGCCGGTTTCGAGCAGCGCCGAATCTGGCAACTGTCGGGCGGACAGAAACAGCGTGTCGGCCTGGCCCGTGCTCTGGCGGCCAATCCACGGGTTTTATTGATGGACGAACCCTTCGGTGCCCTGGACGCCTTCACTCGCGAACAGATGCAGGAACTCTTGCTGCAAGTCTGGAGACGCACCGCCAAACCGGTGTTCCTGATTACCCACGACATCGAAGAAGCCGTCTTCCTGGCAACCGACCTGATCCTGCTGGCCCCCAATCCCGGCCATATTGCCGAACGCCTGCAACTGGACTTCGGGCAACGCTACAGCGCCGGGGAGTCGGCACGGGCGATCAAGTCCGATCCACGCTTTATCGAAACCCGAGAACACGTACTGGCCAGCGTCTTTTCCCAACGCAACCTTGCACGGGAGCAGCGCGCATGA
- the tauC gene encoding taurine ABC transporter permease TauC — MSSYELESPAKTGTKKTPLQLKLSTRAISVLTLSVLLGLWWVVTAAQWIEPLFLPPPADVLQKGWLLLTTGYMDSNLWQHLGASLQRIGLALGAAILSAIPVGIAIGHNRIARGIFDPLIEFYRPIPPLAYLPLIVIWCGIGEFSKVLLIYLAIFAPIAIATATGVRTVDPAKLRAAQSLGATRWQLIRHVILPSALPDILTGIRIGLGVGWSTLVAAELIAATSGLGFMVQSAAQFLVTDIVILGILVIAVIAFAMELGLRALQRKLVPWHGQNH, encoded by the coding sequence ATGAGCAGCTATGAACTGGAAAGTCCGGCCAAGACCGGCACAAAGAAAACACCACTGCAATTGAAGCTGAGCACCCGCGCCATCAGCGTCCTGACGCTGTCGGTCTTGCTGGGCCTGTGGTGGGTGGTGACCGCTGCGCAGTGGATCGAACCGCTGTTCCTGCCGCCACCTGCTGACGTTCTCCAGAAAGGCTGGCTGCTGCTGACCACCGGCTATATGGACTCAAACCTCTGGCAGCATCTGGGTGCCAGCCTGCAACGGATCGGCCTGGCATTGGGAGCCGCCATTCTCAGTGCCATCCCGGTGGGTATCGCCATTGGCCATAACCGTATCGCCCGAGGCATTTTCGATCCGCTGATCGAGTTCTATCGCCCTATTCCACCGCTGGCTTATCTGCCGCTGATCGTCATCTGGTGCGGCATCGGCGAGTTTTCCAAGGTCTTGCTGATCTATCTGGCCATTTTCGCGCCCATCGCCATTGCCACCGCAACCGGCGTACGTACCGTGGACCCGGCCAAACTGCGAGCCGCGCAATCCCTGGGCGCCACCCGCTGGCAACTGATCCGCCATGTGATCCTGCCCAGCGCCTTGCCGGACATTCTGACCGGCATACGAATCGGGCTCGGTGTGGGATGGTCGACACTGGTGGCGGCCGAACTTATTGCAGCCACCAGCGGGCTTGGCTTCATGGTGCAATCAGCCGCGCAGTTTCTGGTGACGGACATTGTGATCCTGGGGATTCTGGTGATTGCCGTGATCGCTTTCGCCATGGAACTCGGCCTTCGCGCACTGCAACGCAAACTGGTGCCCTGGCATGGCCAGAATCACTGA
- the trmL gene encoding tRNA (uridine(34)/cytosine(34)/5-carboxymethylaminomethyluridine(34)-2'-O)-methyltransferase TrmL — protein sequence MFHVILFQPEIPPNTGNVIRLCANSGCTLHLIEPLGFELDDKRLRRAGLDYHEYATLQTHADLPTCLEKIGNPRLFAFTTKGSRPFHDVSFEKGDAFLFGPESRGLPADILDSLSSEQRLRLPMREGCRSLNLSNTVAVAVYEAWRQHGFA from the coding sequence ATGTTTCACGTCATCCTTTTTCAACCAGAAATTCCGCCGAATACCGGCAATGTGATCAGGCTATGCGCCAACAGTGGCTGCACCCTGCATTTGATCGAGCCCCTGGGCTTTGAGCTGGACGACAAACGCCTGCGCAGGGCCGGGCTCGATTATCACGAGTATGCCACGCTGCAAACCCATGCCGACCTGCCCACGTGTCTGGAAAAGATCGGCAACCCGCGGCTGTTCGCCTTTACGACCAAAGGCTCTCGCCCGTTTCACGACGTCAGCTTCGAGAAGGGTGATGCCTTTCTATTCGGCCCGGAAAGCCGAGGCCTGCCAGCCGATATTCTCGACTCGCTGAGTAGCGAGCAAAGATTGCGCCTCCCCATGCGCGAAGGCTGCCGCAGCCTGAACCTGTCCAACACCGTTGCCGTCGCCGTTTATGAAGCCTGGCGCCAGCACGGGTTTGCCTGA